The Anomaloglossus baeobatrachus isolate aAnoBae1 chromosome 7, aAnoBae1.hap1, whole genome shotgun sequence sequence ggtggaaccgtggtggaccgggacagggttgtagcccgccggtaccgacccgagggaccgacccagaaaccggaggGTCCAGAAACTACTGGGGACTAGtatattaactgattgaggccaggactctaggtcctggcccacccaaagtcccaaaagaagacaacagcccaccgagaaaggataaaaggccactgccacagctcagagatcccacgggccagcgtctgcgggcaagggctccctaGGCCGTCACaagtcgggagcggactcctgaagttgcaggcTCAGGTAGTCCAACGTTTACAAAGGTGCTGGAGAAaggcgggtgggggaccagagcgcAGCTggttgtgggcaccgaccaccatcattttggtttaccagagacttgtgtgttcaataatagtgagtacaacagcatcctgtggtcgcccatctccctgcaccaacgcccatcgggtcccggggccaccatccctgcccacggaggggctaacaacttgctgcacaacatctcccccgggtgccccgtcacagcagcggtggtgtccaacctcaccacacaccgtgggtggcgtcacgaactctaatacgactcagccgtacatatacgtccaaccccccaccttttcatttggagtgtccacAGGATCCcctgggtccggggaccctcgagccaccacttcctgaaggcccagacccgagcggcagctgctggccacgggggcggcacattcccCCTTAGCGACCCAgaacccagtgccggtaacaccaaaaacccaggtaattccagtttttccccaacaatcccccatacaatggtacttagctaggatgGGACCAAtcaatggccgcctagaggtggagccactccagtccactagttgaccaggtgggaggggcagactgtggcgaGTAGTCAGAATACAGTAGTCAGTGGAGAGTGGTGTgtaaaggtggaagcaaagtgacaccctgactcgggttgacggtgacctggtaccgaggagaggtggttgccggtggagtacggtggagtactcctggaactacgcaccaacggggtacaggaccctaggacaggaaagagcttcaagccgatctgttaacacctgcacagcaaaggggaccatcaaggacctcgctgaccctaaagaatccgaagactcagtagcaaagaaagaatcggggacaggaccagagactccaaccccacagggttcacgctactgtcagatAACCCCTTTACCCTTTGATCATTAATCTTGGTTGAAAATGTCAATTTAAAGGAACTGTCCACTACACTACTTTTATATCCTTAGAGTCCACAGGGGCGGATGTGCCATACCCGGTCGCAGCATCTATACAGCTGACAGCTGCCGGCAATGGGAGAATCTGACCATGGGGGTGCACGTGTTACACCCCTATCCTGAGGAACGGTCATCAATATAAAATGCTGTATAGCCCCTCTAATAAGGTATATGggcaccattaggctatgtgcgcaccttgccattttttgtgacttcaaagatgcagcatttttggccgctaaaaatgcacaaaaacgcaagcgcggcaaaaacgcatcggaaaaaacgcatgcatttttacggcgtcacggtgcatttttggctgccgtttttatttttgcagtttttatttctgcgtttttccgtaacacaaacggaccacacggatgtgttccgtgtgacacgcaccagagaaaacacatgtgtctgcgagaaaaaaaacaacctttactcactttctccagcgctgctgtctctgccgctgctgtcacttgcttctgaccgccgctcattatgctcattgaatattcacttcactgcggccggaaacagcagcagcggggagtcggcaggaccggagaccgaagatcagcaccacagacagcaacgccagagacaggtgagtagaaagttcccattttctgtgtgttatcatggataccacacggagaacacacgtgagccataaacacggctcacggagggcaaaacgcacctttgacacgtccgtgaaaaacgtgcgtgatttttcacggaagtgtgaaggaggccttaagaaGCATATGATCTGCACTAAAATatgcagtaaggctatgttcacacagggcttttttggtaagtttttgctgcgttttttacctgcagagttgccttggttttatgaaaatccatgctaataaaaagctgctttttacaggcccagcaaagtctatgagagttcTGAAAtctcatgtgcacacacacacacacacacacacacacacacacacacacacacacacacacacacacacacatcgggggtTTTTTGTTTTAACAGTTTTTTTtaaatacctgcatttttggtcaggtttttaaagaataagcatgtcaattctttgcaggtttgctgcattttttcactgATACaaaccattttgtagaaaaaagcagcaaatccgcaccaaatctgcagcaaaaacgacactaaaaaacgcataaaaaatgcaccaaaaacgcagatgactcaaaggagatttcctgccacaagatcaggttttggtcagggaaacaaacttaccaaaaaagccctgtgtggacatagcctaaaaatgcaacaaaaaatcaTCAAAACTGCCGCTAACCCTGCTTTTAAAAAGCAGCTTCTTTGCGTTCAAGAGAGCACGTTTTGCATgttgaaaaaaaagcaacatgtgaacacagccttaatgtCGTGTATGATCCGAATTTTAATCTCAttgtcattaatttaaaaaaaaaaaaaaattgtacggtTCAGGCAAAATTGAGTTAAATCCACTGATTGGATGGAATAGCCACAAGAGGAGTGAATATGAGGGAGCTGGAGTCTCCGGACAGTGGATGTTGGGGAAGGCAGAATTTGGCAGGGTATTCCCGGATGTAGATGTGTCTGGATTTTCAGTTACAGGGCTCATGGCCGCTttctttcccgcacagcgccccttctgtcctcaggttgtgtctggtattacagctgaaCCCCGATACCTTTCTTCACGGCTCAGCCACAGTCCTCCGTCCGTTCTGTCACTTACCTGACAACAttttggagcccaaaactggactaAAATATTCCTCGTTCACCGAATCTCCCTCCAAGACCAAATCCTATACGTTCCCGGACTTGTGGGGTCTGTTAAGGTAATTGAGGATATCAGTCACACtacagaaaagtatgtgcccccctccCCGTGTGCGTATTTTCCAGTGCCGCCCCTGTACTACTTACCGTACTGCGCGGGGGCGCCATTTTGTATTTTACAcacaattttttacattttatggGGTTGGAATTTAAACGGCACTAAGCTACGCTGTGATTGGCTGTAAGGGAACCAATCATACGGCGGTATAAATGATTGTGACAAAGCTCTTTTGTTTAATGAGGAAACCTCCACCATTACGGGAAGAGTTATAGACGCAAATCCTCCGCTTACTTCTACATAGTGCGGGGGGAATAAAAACTGAAATAAGTCACAAGAATGGCGCGAAtcacagcagccaatcagaagaCAGCTCTTaggcaagtcagaaaacagaagtagcgatctgattggttgctatgtgcAACCATCACAAAGCTAATTTTACATTATTTACACCGTTTTcttgaaaaaaagtataaaattcccAACATATCAAATATTAAAGTAATAATCCACCCATTTTCACTGTAAACAAAGTACTGTTGCCCTTAGCAACCCCTTAGCAACCAGTTTAGAACTCACATTATGACAAGATTAAAATATAAGGCAATTATGTAATTATTGAATATATaacaaatatttatatatttatatcagagtgtataattattttatttttcatatatatattcaATAACTTTATTGTCCACTCCTTATGTTACAATGACACTAAATGTATATTGTTACATGACAAAAGGACAATAaagttatttaatttaaaaaaaatattagctTATTTTTCATATATTCAATAACTTTATTGTCCACTCCTTATGTTACAATGACACTATATGTATATTGTTACATAACAAATGGACAATAAAGTTATTCAATTTAAAAAAAACGCTATTAGCGTATTTTTCATATATTCAATAACTTTATTGTCTACTCCTTATGTTACAATGACACTATATGTATATTGTTACATAACAAATGGACAATAAAGTTATTCAATTAAAAAAACAGTATTACCTTATTTTTCATATATTCAATAACTTTATTGTCCACTCATTGTTACAATGACAATATATGTATATTGTTACATAACAAATAGACAATAAAGTTATTCAATTAAAAAGAAGACTATTAGTTTATTTTTCATATATTCAATAACTTTATTGTCTACTCCTTATGTTACAATGACACTATATGTATATTGTTACATAACAAATAGAGAATAAAGTTATTCAATTAAAAAAACACTATTAGCTTATTTTTCATATATTCAATAACTTTATTCTCCACTCCATATGTATATTTTTACATAACAAATGGACAATAAAGTTATTCAATTAAAAAAAAGGTTATTTTTCATATATTCAATTACTTTATTATCCACGCCTTATGTTACAATGACAATATATGAATATTGTTTCATAACATGTAATCAATAAAGttattcaatttaaaaaaaaaagccattattAGCGAAGCCTGAGTATTACCAGAAGCGGAAGTTCTCGCTTTGGTGTTCGGGAGTTGTAGTGTTTGGCTGGAGGGGCGGGACTACAGCTCCCAAGGTGCAGTGCAACGAGTAAACAGGAGCAGTAGGAGCAGCGGCAGGAGAGAGGTGAGTGCGGCTCCTGGGGCCGGGGGTGGGGTATGTCGCCCACATATGCAGCAGAGGAGCCCTCAGTGGTAATGGCCGCTCGTTATGACGTTGCTGTATATTATCATCTCCACATATTATATCattgaatgtatttttttttatatttcacctTATGTTTGTATTTTTCAATGTTTATTTAGACATTTTAATCTGAACTTTAcataataaacaagaaaaactacaactcccagcatgccctgccctGTATTACACCCTGCTGTAATATTACCTGTGTATTGTGCACAGATCGGACATTGGGGAGAATTTTCCAATTTTCCCTTATTTTAATTCTTGATTTTCCTCATTATTGTGAAGAACAAATCAGAGGCTACAAGGAAACTGTCAGCGAGCGGCATCTCTACTGATTATGGAGCCTATAACGGCTCGTGTCAATATCCTGACCCCCAATTTTTCATAATAACATACGTACACAGTgacgcagaatagtgagtgcagctctggagtataatacaggaggtaactcaggatcagtaatgtaatgtatgtacacagtggctgcaccagcagaatagtgagtgcagctctggagtataatacaggaggtaactcaggatcagtaatgtatgtacacagtgactgcaccagcagaatagtgagtgcagctctggagtataatacaggaggtaactcaggatcagtaatgtaatgtatgtacacagtgactgcaccagcagaatagtgagtgcagctctggagtataatacaggaggtaactcaggatcagtaatgtaatgtatgtacacagtggctgcaccagcagaatagtgagtgcagctctggagtataatacaggaggtaactcaggatcagtaatgtaatgcatgtacacagtgactgcaccagcagaatagtgagtgcagctctggggtataactcaggatcagtaatgtaatgtatatacacagtgactgcaccagcagaatagtgagtgcagctctggaggataatacaggatgtaactcaggatcagtaatgtaatgtatgtacacagtgactgcaccagcagaatagtgagtgcagctctggagtataatacaggaggtaactcaggatcagtaatgtaatgtatgtacacagtgactgcaccagcagaatagcgagtgcagctctggagtataatacaggctgtagCTCTGGATCAGTGGTGTATGTGCGCATTGACAATAGATGGCGGCGGTTCTGTCCCCCATGCGATCTGTAGCGGGTGAGTGACAGCTCCGGGCTGCATTGTGCTGCCTGTGACTGGCCACATTCTGGTTCTGGCTGATCTCTGCTTGGATATAACAGTACCGCAGCCGTTCTATATAACGTGTCCTTTATTTGCCTATTGTCAccataacaaaccctcagctgtgacgagTTTTTCCAGTCTTGTCTTTCCCAGGCCGCTGTGTCCCTCCATCCCGGGGTCCGGAGccttcacaccccccccccccccccccctctcctcttccAGGGCTCGGCCCCTTCTCTGACCTCTAAGAAAGGGGCTGAAGGTTTATTACTGCAGGTCACATTCATTGCCTGGGCTGcattgcattgtgggagatgtagttttTGGCTTTGAGAATAAGTCGCTGCAGACCGGTCGCTGTTAACCGTCTGTTTGCTGGAGGGATGTTCTGTATTTCTAATTTCAGGCTCGGTGTTGTCTGGGGCTTTGTAGGTCTTGTATCCAGTCCAGACAGCAGCGTTAtacctgcactgacacactgtaacagaATATGCTACTCCGTGTTCTAGGTAGAAGAGCAGCTCCGGAGAACATACTGCGCCTCCGTCCAGTAAGAATCTGAGCCGGACCGTTTGTGACATCACTCatcttattatttttttcttcttttcatcaCCAGATACATCCGTTTAGCGATGGCGAGTGACCCTCCCCCTCCGTACCCCGGGGGCCCCACCGCTCCGCTGCTGGAGGACAAGCACGCGTCACCCAGCAATGAAGGTACACGCTTCtctcagctgagggtttgttacagttgcatCCTCTCCCCGCAGACTGATACAAACCAGATCAGGAAAGGAGAGAGATCGTCCGGATCCAATTgtaccaaaccctcagctgtggCGTTAATCAGATCAGATGGTTtctttcactgacagcaagcagaggaagTTGCAAATTTCATTAATCATCTGCTGCTTCCTGCACCCGTCACATGGTATGATTTTCTTATTTAGTAGATAACAGACAACCTCCGGGGGCCTACCCTCCCAGCATGCCGTTTGTACCCCCGGATTCAGGACCCCCGCCGTATGATGCCAATCCAGGTTACGTCGCCCCCAATCCAGGTGAGCGGGAGAAGTGACACAGAGGACGGGATGTTGTTAGATCGGTGGGGATCTGGTGATTGTAGCGCCAAACagtggccgttctcggtactgcagctgGGTTTCTAtgatctgagctgcaataccaagagCGGCCACTACATGGAGCTGTGGCAGATATTATGTGGTGGCCCCCATCGATCCTGAGGGTGAAGGGGACGCAGCACTGCAAAAAGTGGAGGTCTATTCTTAGGAATTTCCAATGTAACACTGCAGGGGAGGGGGACGCGTTAATCCGAGACCCTTCGTTGTTTGAAAAGGGTTAAAAGAGACCCCCATGGGGCTGCATGCAGGGTTGGCACAGATGCAATTGTTTTCGACCCTGCAAAGGGCATTGACTTTCTCCTCCCCCCAGGTTACTACCCTCCGCCTGGACCGTACGGCCCTATGGGCTACTACCCGCCTAGCACTTGCCAGTATTCTCAGCCGTTCCCGTCACCGGGCGCACACGGCACCACCGTCATTGTGCCTCCCGGCCCCGGCTcagcctccaccaccaccaccacaacgGTCACCGTCCTGCAGGGAGAAATATTTCAGGGATCCCCGGTGCAGACGGTGTGTCCACATTGCCAGCAGCCCATCATCACCAAAATCTCCCACGAGATCGGGCTCATGaactgtctgctgtgctgcttctgctgcttcGTGGGGTAAGTGCAGGGGCTAGCCattgtgtcggggggggggggggctagccattgtgtcggggggggggggctagcCATTGtgtcgggggggtgggggggtagcCATTGTGTTGAGGGGGTGGCTAGCcattgtgttgggggggggggctagCCATTGTGTTGGGGGTAGCCattgtgtcggggggggggggggctagccATTGTGGGGGGGTAGCCAGCCGTTGTGGGGGGGTAGCCATTGTGTCGGGGGGGGGGGCTAGCCATTGTTGGGGGGGTAGCCattgtgtcgggggggggggggtaggtagccattgtgtcgggggggggggtagccattgtgtcggggggggggggggtaggtagccattgtgtcgggggggggggggtagccattgtgtcgggggggggggggtagccaTTGTGTCGGGGGGGGGTGGGTAGCCATTGTGTCGGGGGGGTAGCGGGTAGCCattgtgtcggggggggggggtagccATTGTGTCGGGGGGGGTCAGCCATTGTGTCGGGGGGGGATAGCCATTGTGTCGGGGGGGGTAGCGGGTAGCCATTGTGTCGGGGGGGCAGCCATTGTGTTGGGGGTGGGGGGGTAGCCATTGTGTCGGGGGAGAGTTTGCATAACAGCGTCCTCCGTTTCTGTTTCAGGTGTGACCTGGGCTGTTGTCTCATCCCCTTTATGATCAACGACCTTAAAGACGTGACCCACACCTGCCCCAACTGCAAGGCGTACATCTACACGTACAGGAGGATGGGCTAAGGAAGACCCCCGTCCCCGGTGCCACGTCTCCGTCCGTCTCATCTCATCCTCCGTCCGCACATCCACACGAGGAAGCTGTGAACTCTAGGACTGGCCACAATAAAGGAAGGAATCATGACTGACTGCTGCTCTGAGAGTGTCTCCCCCTGGTGGCCGATACGGAAGACCACATGGAAAATGTGTCATGATGTTTCCTGGACCTCCTACGTGTCGCGCCCCGTGGCCTCTCTACCCACGTGTGCCAGGCTTTGCCACGCTCGATAATGAAGTTGTAGATTTTTTTAGTTTATGAATCCGTTAACTCTTTAGGCCCCGTTCTGGCTACCTCAGATATGAAGGAATTCCGGCCTGTGAAGGATGGAAGGGAAGTGCCATAATTTACCCAGTGCCGATCCTCTCAATGCAGTGGTCTTAGGGTTGATTTAGCTGCTATGAATGGATGCTGTCTCTTTAAAAGTTTCATTTTACGCATAAGCGGCCCTGGTTATGCAAAGAGCCAATCAGAGGCTCCATTCTAAAAGGCTCCGCCCTCTGGACTCTTTATGAATAGTGATGGAGTCCGCGCATGCTATGATCAGTCTTGGACTCATGGCTTTGTTCTGGCCTCTCATTGACTTCTTGCAGGGCTGTAAAGTGTAGTCTTGGTCACATTTAAAGGGATTCTCCACTTAAAGGGCTTGTCTCATCTAGACAGACCGCTTTCTTTAAATCAAAACAGGACCAGCAATGAACTGATCGCGGTCTGCTTAGAAAGCGTTACTTGTCCTTAGCGGCTCTCCCTGCTCCGATCAGTAGGAGGAGCCATTTCTCTGATTTTCACGCGATAAGCCCTTTACATCTGCAAAAAGCTGATTAATACAGCAGTAAATGAAGAAAAGGCGGGTTTGATTGTCGCCCCTTGAGCCGCAGACCTGAGTCAGACTGGTTGTTATGCAATCTACTCATAGCAACCAGTGCGGCTTCCAGACGGCCACCTATAGCGACCAGTCTGTTACCAGTAATCCACCCTATtgctttattaatcagattttttttctcttaaaGTGGATGAAGAACCCCTTTTTTAAAGGGATCCGTCCTGGTGACATCTTACCCTTAAAGGTTGTCATTATCCTAACTGTAAAcactaatatttattttatttcttcTTGATAAGACTTTTATAAAAACTAAATCCCCCCCCGTTAACCGCGGTGCATGGTACTTTCCGAATGAGCCACCATTCATCTCCTGCCTTGGTCCGTCCTTCCCTCTTTGGAATGTTCCATTTCGTTGCATCGTACGGGGGTGACATGTGAACCTCATCATGTAGTGTAATCATTGTATATATAATGACCTGTATATTACACCTCGCTTCAGTGGCCTGTTATCCTGTCCGGAGTCTGGTTATGTTTCTCGGGGGTGGGTGGGACTCCGCGTCAGATTCCCCTCATCTCGTCTTTGTGAATTTGTAAGAGCGGACGTCCGGTGTTACGGATCGAATTGTAATTTTCTCAGGTTTGCCGATTTATAGCCGCGTGTAAGGTGTCTGCATACTGATGCTTTCTTTTTTTGCATCCCGAGTTGTAATTTTTGCTGAACGACTCAGAAGACAGAAGTGATAGTGTTTGGTATGGCCTTAAAAGGGATGTCCACTATTTGGAGAACCCACTTGTtggcccccgtaaaaataaataagcctatactcctctGCAGTGTGGTTGctgttccagcaatgtctgaagtcaTGGTCCCGAGACCCACGTGACCAAACAGCACCCAGCGTCTGTCTCCCCTGCCTTTgggcatttgagcaggatgtgagtgcagcgctgacttcctgctgcAATGTCCGAAGgcagggtgaaggaagctggcgctgattggtcACGTGGGCCCAGAGAACATGAATTCAGACATTGCTGAAATGAATAAATTTAAAGTGTTTTTCTTTAGAATCCTGGCATCAGCGGTGGCCGGTGgctttttcttcccctggctgtattAAGATGCAGCCCCAGGATGGCTACCACATGTACAGGGCTCCTGTGCCTGTTAATGGCTGCCAGTTGGTGCCGTGGGTCTGATAtaaagggtggtccaaaagtaggtgggcaGTATGTGTAAGGGTACTTACACACTTGCGGTTTTTTCCTTCcgccacaatccgcccttttggaaaacagcggaatccgttaactgattccgctgtttcccatagacttgtatggatgacggattgtgccaaaagtacctacgttgcttccgccgggcggaaggaacgcagcatgtaacgtttttttgagcggcagaatcctctatttttcactgcgcatgctaatttttttttatcacaaactttattttgtctctcggtggctgaacgttcagatgagcgcccggccgccggcttttgagagcgatcagctgagcgcccggccgccagcatgtgagagcgctcagccgccggcttttgagagcgctcagctgccggctattgagagcgatcagctgagtgcccggccgccggcatgtgagagctctcagctgagcgcccggctgccggctattgagagtgatcagctgagtgcccggccgccggcatgtgagagctctcagctgagcgcccggccgccggctattgagagtgatcagctaagcgcccggccgccggcatgtgagagctctcagctgagcgcccggccgccggcatgtgagagctctcagctgagcgcccggccgccggcctgtgagagctctcagctgagcgcccggccgccggcatgtgagagctctcagctgagcgcccggccgccggcatgtgagagctctcagctgagcgcccggccgccggcatgtgagagctctcagctgagcgccgggCCGCCGgcctgtgagagctctcagctgagcgcccggccgccggcctgtgagagctctcagctgagcgcccggccgccggcatgtgagagcgatcagctgagcgcccggccgccggcatgtgagagctctcaggtgagcgcccggccgctggcctgtgagagctctcagctgatcattcacaatagtctgctgccggtaaaactgtaaagaagaaaaaaaaaaaacaactttccgttgttttgtacgatccgttgcgccaTTATAtgtaatggatgccgttcaacgcaagtgtgaaactagccttatagggttatgaagggggagatttatcaaacatggtgtaaagtgaaactgacccagtcgcccctagcaaccaatcagatttcacctttcattctccaaagagtctgtgaagaataacaaatggaatctgattggttgctaagggcaacggagtCAGTTTCGCTTTACACCATgtctgataaccctattacacacactctccacctacttttggaccaccctttaTTTCACTTTTTTCCCCCCTTTAAAGTCTGGCATCTGACTTTCCAAGCATTGTATATAAGCACCagcgtaaaaaaaaaccccaactaattatatttatatataaacccTGAAATGGGATTATAAATATAACACCATTGGTTCCTGCTGCTTCTTGTTTACATTTCTCCAGCGATGACATCACATGTCtccacatgaccgctgcagccagtcatgaGTGTCAGCAGTCACATGATGTCATTGTTGCAGGGCAGTAAATAATATCAGTAGGGGATAATGGATGACATTTTGTTTCCCTTTTATTGGGTTACTCATTTTTTAGCTCCTGCTCTTTCCTTTCTAATTTTGCCAACTTAACCCTTGTGTGACTTGCTCAGGCCACGTGCCAGTTGTGGCCACGGATCCTTGTAACTGTGAACTCGATTTATTTAATAGGAGGATAAAGCATTAAACCAGTAATGACCTGAGCCCCCGCACGTTGTGTTTTTTAATGTACGTAATAATTTTTATTtccatagcgccaacatattccgcatcgCTGTACAATTCAGGAGGGGACATGGACAGACAATACAAAATaataagataccaagaggagtgagggcctgctcataagcttacagtctgaGGAAATAGGGGGGCACAAAAGGGGGGGGGGTAGAGAATCTTGTTATATATGGTTCAGCCATCGATTtattaggggattcaaaaccagctccgtggaccggtcaccagccagaatttatacacagAGTGGAGAGGAAGGACCCAGAAGATGCAGGGGACaggaattggaagtacattttatgaagggcagaaagggtctagattagatcagggcagtggggTGATAGGCCGGTCTAAAGAAATGcagttttagggcccgcttaaaaaggtgtggatgttgggaattattcGTATTGTTCTTGGTTCCGGAGCAAAggcgcagctcatgagaaatcGAGGACAGGAGTGGGagtttcgaattgttgaggatgtcagtcttgggtcattagcagagcggagggcacgggtggggtgatagacagatgagggaggacatgtaggggggtgcagaaccgtggagagctttgtgagtgagagtgataagtttatgttggattctgtagtgcaggggtgggcaattaattttcccatggggccgcatgagaagttgggatggttttagagggccggactaatataattaattcAGTTCTACtaatttatacatatatacacacgcatatacactgtatgtgtatataatatatacacacacacacacaataccatatactacacctgtattatactacacccctatatacacctgtattatacaggtgtatataggggtgtagtataatacaggtgtatatagacccctataaaactacattcccatatactacaccccaaaTACTTGTcaagttaacccccgccccccattgtccccgcaggttactagtaaccactcacctcctaTTGTCccttcctcaggcacctccgtacgagccccccactgagcggcttctctttcacatgcccaggctgtgcCGATGCTGTATTACTAGGAGCCGCTGCCTCTCCGTAGGGGCCCCGCCGCTGCAGCGTCTTCTGCTgccaggcgggaacttttcaatgacacgtgcgccgtactgacgatatcagggcacacgtgtgtcacagaaaaaggtgccggacagggaacagaggagagatttctGCGTTTCACTGACTGTGCAGAGCTGCAGGATccgtcctctgtttcctacccggcacgcagcatgtgatgagggcaatctgaccatg is a genomic window containing:
- the CDIP1 gene encoding cell death-inducing p53-target protein 1 isoform X1; this encodes MASDPPPPYPGGPTAPLLEDKHASPSNEVDNRQPPGAYPPSMPFVPPDSGPPPYDANPGYVAPNPGYYPPPGPYGPMGYYPPSTCQYSQPFPSPGAHGTTVIVPPGPGSASTTTTTTVTVLQGEIFQGSPVQTVCPHCQQPIITKISHEIGLMNCLLCCFCCFVGCDLGCCLIPFMINDLKDVTHTCPNCKAYIYTYRRMG
- the CDIP1 gene encoding cell death-inducing p53-target protein 1 isoform X2, giving the protein MASDPPPPYPGGPTAPLLEDKHASPSNEDNRQPPGAYPPSMPFVPPDSGPPPYDANPGYVAPNPGYYPPPGPYGPMGYYPPSTCQYSQPFPSPGAHGTTVIVPPGPGSASTTTTTTVTVLQGEIFQGSPVQTVCPHCQQPIITKISHEIGLMNCLLCCFCCFVGCDLGCCLIPFMINDLKDVTHTCPNCKAYIYTYRRMG